The following proteins are co-located in the Gammaproteobacteria bacterium genome:
- a CDS encoding aldehyde dehydrogenase family protein yields MNSKLPHYPVMSPSANTTDGVLEVTAPFDGSLIATVDTADWKAVDKALQTAHDLFLDRDHWLTPTQRIDILKKTAAMMSERAEELAVEAAREGGKPLIDSRVEVARAIDGVNLCIRFLQSGAGEEIPMDINAASAQRMVFTRKEPIGVVVAVSAFNHPLNLIVHQVGPAVATGCPVIIKPAEDTPLSCFRFVEMLRAAGLPQAWCQSFIVEDLDVATRLVADARVGFFSFIGSARVGWMLRSKLAPGTRCALEHGGAAPVIFAADADRDEALPLLAKGGFYHAGQVCVSVQRVFAHSSIAMEVAEELAKIAKALKVGDPTRADTEVGPLIREREVDRVHEWVREAKAAGGNVLSGGAKLSGSCYAPTVLFEPPDDAKVSTLEIFGPVVCVYPYSELDEAISRANALPTAFQAAVFTRDLDTALRAYSRLAGSAIMVNDHTAFRVDWMPFAGIKQSGLGVGGIPYTMHDMQIEKLLVLRSKVL; encoded by the coding sequence AAACACTACCGACGGGGTGCTTGAGGTCACCGCGCCTTTTGATGGTTCCTTGATCGCGACGGTGGACACGGCGGATTGGAAAGCCGTCGATAAGGCCTTGCAGACGGCCCATGATCTATTTCTGGATCGGGACCATTGGCTGACGCCCACCCAAAGAATCGACATCCTGAAGAAGACGGCCGCCATGATGAGCGAGCGCGCCGAGGAATTGGCAGTGGAAGCCGCCCGGGAAGGGGGCAAGCCGCTGATTGATTCAAGAGTGGAAGTGGCCCGCGCCATCGATGGCGTCAATCTGTGTATTCGATTCTTGCAGAGTGGTGCGGGTGAGGAGATACCGATGGACATCAATGCGGCGTCGGCCCAGCGTATGGTGTTCACGCGAAAGGAACCCATCGGCGTGGTGGTGGCCGTCAGTGCCTTTAACCATCCACTGAATCTCATCGTACACCAGGTGGGGCCGGCGGTGGCGACCGGCTGTCCGGTCATCATCAAACCGGCCGAGGATACACCGCTGTCCTGTTTTCGCTTTGTGGAGATGTTGCGCGCAGCAGGCTTACCCCAAGCATGGTGCCAGTCGTTCATCGTCGAGGACCTGGACGTCGCGACGCGGCTTGTGGCTGACGCCCGGGTCGGCTTTTTCAGTTTCATCGGAAGTGCCCGGGTAGGCTGGATGCTGCGATCCAAGCTCGCACCTGGCACGCGATGCGCGTTGGAACACGGTGGGGCGGCACCGGTGATATTCGCAGCCGATGCCGATCGCGACGAGGCACTACCGTTGCTGGCCAAAGGGGGCTTCTATCACGCAGGCCAGGTGTGCGTTTCGGTCCAACGCGTCTTCGCGCACAGCTCGATTGCCATGGAGGTGGCCGAAGAGCTTGCAAAGATTGCGAAGGCACTCAAGGTGGGCGATCCGACACGTGCGGACACAGAGGTCGGGCCATTGATCCGGGAACGCGAAGTCGATCGTGTGCATGAATGGGTCAGGGAGGCCAAGGCCGCCGGCGGGAATGTGCTGTCGGGCGGCGCGAAGTTGTCCGGTTCTTGCTACGCGCCGACCGTTTTATTTGAGCCCCCGGATGATGCAAAGGTCAGCACGCTTGAGATCTTTGGCCCCGTCGTTTGTGTCTATCCCTATTCCGAGCTCGATGAAGCCATCTCGAGGGCCAACGCCCTGCCGACTGCTTTCCAAGCGGCCGTGTTTACACGTGATTTGGACACGGCGCTCAGGGCTTACTCGCGGCTTGCCGGTAGTGCGATTATGGTCAACGACCACACGGCCTTTCGGGTAGACTGGATGCCATTCGCCGGGATCAAGCAGTCGGGGCTCGGCGTCGGCGGCAT